The genomic window GGAGATTGTTGATGGTCGCCTTGTCTTGCAATACAATCTGGATATCAAGCAAAAGTTTGAGGAAGATAAAGAAGGGAATTTACTTAAGGCAAATGATAACTGGCCAAAAATAGAAAAAGAAAAAGTCGGTAATTAAGAGAGCCACTTTCAAAACGTTTCAGTTTGGTCAAGCTCAAGGCGGGCGAAAATTTCAACTGTAGGAATACATTGAGTATTTCGAGGATTGAAATTTGAGCCCAACGCAGAGATCGGCCAAAATGGGGCGTTTTGAAACTGGCTCATTATAATTAATGGTTCCCGTTTTGTATCAAGGGCAAGTATATTTTGCACAGGCATCATCGGATTCCCATGCAGTAACACTGGAAACTTTTACTGTAGGATCATCTAATCTGTTTTCAAGCTCCTGTGCGATTCTCATGGCAATGGTTTCTGATGATGGATTAAGGTTTTTGAACCAATCGTGGTCATTTAAAAATGTATGGTCAAGTTCTGCAATGATTTCGGATATGATTTTTTTTATAATTCCGAAATCTATTATAACCCCTGCATCATTTAATTTTTCTCCTGTTACACAGGCTTCTATCTTCCAGTTGTGACCGTGAAGATTTTCACATTTTTCCGTAACCATTTTTAGCTGATGAGCTGCCGCAAAACTACTTATAACTTTGAGTTCAAACATTTACGCTTGGTCCTTTTTTATTTGGAATTACCTGACGATACACTATGCAAAATATTCTTTAGTTTGGTTGAAAACTTACTAGATTCAAGTTCTGCAAATTCCTTTAAAAGTGCTTCCTGTTTTTTTGTAAGGTTGGTAGGTGTTTTTAAATTCAAAACAATTATAAGATCTCCTCGCACATGGTTTCTTAGATGGGGAATACCTTCGCCATGCAAACGTATCACATTTCCGGGCTGAGTTTCTTTGGGGATCTTTATGCTTTTTTTACCGTTTAAAGTAGGAACGGTTATTTGATCACCTAGAGCAGCCTGTACAAATGATATTGGTATCTTGCAAT from Pseudomonadota bacterium includes these protein-coding regions:
- the queD gene encoding 6-carboxytetrahydropterin synthase QueD, which gives rise to MFELKVISSFAAAHQLKMVTEKCENLHGHNWKIEACVTGEKLNDAGVIIDFGIIKKIISEIIAELDHTFLNDHDWFKNLNPSSETIAMRIAQELENRLDDPTVKVSSVTAWESDDACAKYTCP